In Pirellulales bacterium, the genomic window TCGGGCGCGGCCAGGACGAACGGCATCCCCAGTTTCCCACAGCAGATGGCCAGGCTCCGCGCCACGTTGTTGCCGTCGCCGATGAAGGCCACGGTGTGTCCGGCGAGGCAGCCAACGCGCTCGCGGACCGTGTACAGATCGGCCAGCGATTGGCACGGGTGGAAATAGTCGGTCAGGCCGTTGATGACCGAGCAGGTGCAATAGCTGGCCAGGTCGAGAACCGTCTGATGGCGATAGGCACGAACGACGACTACGTCGACATACTCGCTGAGCACGCGGCCGAAATCGGCCACGCTCTCGCGCGAGCCCCAGCCGACGTCGTTCCCTAAGAACAGGCTGCTGCCGCCGAGGTGGATCATCGCGGCTTCGAAGCTGACGCGCGTCCGCAGCGAGGGTTTTTCGAAGAGCAAGGCCATCACGCGGCCCGGCAGAATCGACTCGCGCAGACCATCCTGGAACTTGGAC contains:
- the argF gene encoding ornithine carbamoyltransferase: MRHLITTADLKAAEMEHIFAITEDLKSKFQDGLRESILPGRVMALLFEKPSLRTRVSFEAAMIHLGGSSLFLGNDVGWGSRESVADFGRVLSEYVDVVVVRAYRHQTVLDLASYCTCSVINGLTDYFHPCQSLADLYTVRERVGCLAGHTVAFIGDGNNVARSLAICCGKLGMPFVLAAPDGYEFDADFLEICRRQVPELQLTVTRDPQAAVRSATVVYTDVWTSMGQEAQRDLRRQAFAPFQVNERLMQAAPRDALFMHCLPAHRGEEVSAEVIDGDQSVVVQQAGNRLHVQKGILAWLLGPQAR